A stretch of Panthera tigris isolate Pti1 chromosome E2, P.tigris_Pti1_mat1.1, whole genome shotgun sequence DNA encodes these proteins:
- the ANKRD11 gene encoding ankyrin repeat domain-containing protein 11 isoform X7, whose amino-acid sequence MPKGGCSRTPQHEDFSLSNDMVEKQTGKKDKDKVSLTKTPKLDRSDGGKEVRERATKRKLPFTVGANGEQKDSDTEKQGPERKRIKKEPVTRKAGLLFGMGLSGIRAGYPLSERQQVALLMQMTAEESANSPVDTTPKHPSQSTVCQKGTPNSASKTKDKVNKRNERGETRLHRAAIRGDARRIKELIGEGADVNVKDFAGWTALHEACNRGYYDVAKQLLAAGAEVNTKGLDDDTPLHDAANNGHYKVVKLLLRYGGNPQQSNRKGETPLKVANSPTMVNLLLGKGTYTSSEESSTESSEEEDAPSFAPSSSVDGNNTDSEFEKGLKHKAKNPEPQKTVTPVKDEYEFDEDDEQDRVPPVDDKHLLKKDYRKETKSNSFISIPKMEVKSYTKNNTIAPKKAAHRILSDTSDEEDVGVTVGTGEKLRLSAHTILPGNKTREPSNSKQQKEKNKVKKKRKKETKGKEVRFGKRNDKFCSSESESESSESGEDDGDSVGSSGCLKESPLVLKDPSLFSSLSASSASSHGSSAAQKHNPGHADQHARHWRTDSWKNISSPAWSEVSSLSDSTRTRLTSESDCSSEGSSVESLKPVRKKQEHRKRGGLQSTLSEKKNSFHASVDGAVPKLDKEGKVVKKHKTKHKHKNKEKGPCSVGQELKLKSFAYEYEDSKQRPEKAILLDGDVPSEGKLKALKHDRDHFRKEERLGKLKPEDREWLFKEEVVKVSKDEKALKRIKEVSRSFREEKDRGSKAEREKLGKEKSPKEERLRLHKEERKKKSKDRPAKLEKKNDCKEDRIPKEKEKAFKEEKEKLKKEKVYREDSSAFDEYCNKSQFLENEDTKFSLSDDQQDRWFSDLSDSSFDFKGDDSWDSPVTDYRDVKSDPVARLILETVKEDSKEKKRESKGREKRDYGDRRSDRDAFFRKKDRDCLDKSSERRKEQADKHKGIPGCLPDKDKKRRESAEGGRDRKDPLEAAKERKDGRPKPEEAHREEPKELAGEASFKDRPDCDFGKGPEPWERLHAARDKEKKERGKLEKYKDKSGDREKSEKSVLEKCQKDKEFDKCFKEKKDPKEKHKDKERKVSLDQVKEKREKNFPGLLSEDFPEKKDEKKGKEKSWYIADIFTDESEDEKDEFAASGLRLGDAGDAPRADGPQDTDRHRKHSADRQHSEKQKDRELREKKKEKGAAEGAKDKKEKVLEKHKDKKDKEGADKYKDRKDRTSADPTQEKKNKQKPPEKLERKPSAEDKARSRHRERPDREHCRDRKVSRSAEAEKSLLERLEEEALHAYREDSNDKASEVSSDSFTDRGQEPGLSALLEVSFTEPPEEKVKERERHRHSSSSSKKSHDRERVRKDKCEKRDKSDDYKDTGSRKDPGQYDKDFSDADAYGIPYGAKADVEDELDKTIELFAAEKKDKNDSEREPSKKAEKELKPYGCGAAGALKDKRRRERHRERWRDEREKHRDRHGDGPPRHHKDEQKPAARDKDNPPNALRDKSRDESLKLSETKPKEKFKENPEKEKGDSVKVGNGNDKPPAARDQGKRDARPREKLLGDGDLMMTSFERMLSQKDLEVEERHKRHKERMKQMEKMRHRSGDPKLKDRAKPAEDVRKKGLDGPARRPLVPDPAPKDKRPKEPALAPPAADGKPPPGPAGDARDWLAGPHAKEALPASPRPDQGRPTGVPTPASVVSCPSYEEAMHTPRTPSCSADDYSDLIFDCADPQPVSSTSASACSPSFFDRFSVAASGISETASQTPTRPLCTSLYRSVSVDIRRTPEEEFSTGDKLFRQQSVPTASSYGSPGQRLEDKAPVPPGPAEKFACLSPGYYSPDYGIPSPKADALHCPPAAVVNVTPSPEGAFSGLQAKSPPSHRDELLAPSMEGALPPDLGIPLDATEDQQATAAIIPPEPSYLEPLDEGPFSTVITEDPVEWAHPAASEQALSCSLIGGAPENPVSWPVGPDLLLKSPQRLPESPQHFCPTEALHPAAPGPFGAPEPPYPGSPDSYPLSATEPGLEGAKGDVVDTVPAAVPAPEEPAPFAPPSRLEPFFTNCKPLPDAPPDAAPEPACLATVTQVEALAPMENNFLENGHDLSALGQVEAVPWPDGFPNSEDDLDLGPFSLPELPLQAKDVSDVETEPVEETPLGPPENTPAGPPVVPNGGDVPAAAAEEQPALPPDQAAPRLPAEPEPEPPEEPEPDVMLETAVEAGVTSEGTVPPEDSDSSLGPAPPAPERHPAGSGDEEAEGRDPPAASHGTPDAAVVAAAAAAAAAAADGPAQAHVEDGAGPLDGAGPEGPVGGIQPEASEPEPKPAVEAPKAPKVEEIPQRMTRNRAQMLANQSKQSSPPADKEPAPAPPPRAKGRCCEEDDPQAQHPRKRRFQRSSQQLQQQMNTSTQQTREVIQQTLAAIVDAIKLDDIEPYHSDRSNPYFEYLQIRKKIEEKRKILCYITPQAPQCYAEYVTYTGSYLLDGKPLSKLHIPVIAPPPSLAEPLKELFKQQEAVRGKLRLQHSIEREKLIVSCEQEILRVHCRAARTIANQAVPFSACTMLLDSEVYNMPLESQGDENKSVRDRFNARQFISWLQDVDDKYDRMKTCLLMRQQHEAAALNAVQRMEWQLKAQELDPAGHKALCVHEVPSFYVPMVDVNDDFVLLPA is encoded by the exons ATGCCCAAGGGCGGGTGTTCTAGAACACCACAGCACGAAGACTTTTCCCTCAGCAACGACATGGTGGAGAAACAAACGGGGAAAAAG GATAAAGATAAAGTTTCTCTGACCAAGACCCCAAAGCTGGACCGCAGCGATGGAGGCAAGGAGGTGAGGGAGCGAGCAACCAAGCGGAAGCTGCCCTTCACTGTGGGGGCCAATGGAGAGCAGAAGGACTCGGACACAG AGAAGCAGGGTCCTGAGCGCAAGAGGATTAAGAAGGAGCCCGTCACCCGGAAGGCCGGGCTGCTGTTTGGCATGGGGCTGTCTGGGATCCGAGCCGGCTACCCCCTCTCCGAGCGCCAGCAGGTGGCTCTCCTCATGCAGATGACGGCCGAGGAGTCCGCCAACAGCCCAG TAGACACGACACCAAAGCACCCCTCCCAGTCGACAGTGTGTCAGAAGGGGACGCCGAACTCCGCCtcgaaaaccaaagacaaagtgAACAAGCGGAACGAGCGCGGAGAGACCCGCCTGCACCGCGCGGCCATCCGCGGGGACGCCCGGCGCATCAAGGAGCTCATCGGCGAGGGCGCGGACGTCAACGTCAAGGACTTTGCAG GCTGGACAGCGCTGCACGAGGCGTGTAACCGGGGCTACTACGACGTCGCCAAGCAGCTGCTGGCCGCGGGGGCAGAGGTGAACACCAAGGGCCTAGACGACGACACCCCCCTGCACGACGCTGCGAACAACGGGCACTACAAG GTGGTGAAGCTGTTGTTGCGGTATGGCGGGAACCCTCAGCAAAGCAACAGAAAAGGCGAGACGCCGCTGAAGGTGGCCAACTCCCCAACCATGGTGAATCTCCTGTTGGGCAAGGGGACCTACACGTCCAGCGAGGAGAGCTCGACCG AGAGCTCAGAGGAGGAAGATGCCCCATCGTTCGCACCTTCTAGTTCAGTTGACGGCAATAACACAGACTCTGAATTTGAAAAAGGCCTGAAGCACAAGGCTAAGAATCCAGAGCCCCAGAAAACTGTGACCCCCGTCAAGGATGAGTACGAGTTTGACGAGGACGACGAGCAGGACAGAGTCCCTCCAGTGGACGACAAACACTTACTGAAAAAGGATTACAGAAAAGAAACTAAatcaaatagttttatttctatacccaaaatggaagtgaaaagttACACTAAAAATAACACGATTGCACCAAAGAAAGCGGCTCATCGCATCCTGTCAGACACGTCAGACGAGGAGGACGTTGGTGTCACTGTGGGGACAGGAGAGAAGCTGAGGCTCTCGGCACACACGATACTGCCCGGTAACAAAACGCGGGAACCTTCCAATtccaagcagcagaaagagaaaaataaagtgaaaaagaagcGAAAGAAGGAGACAAAAGGCAAGGAAGTGCGGTTTGGGAAGAGGAATGACAAGTTCTGCTCCTCCGAGTCGGAGAGCGAGTCCTCGGAGAGCGGGGAGGACGACGGGGACTCGGTGGGGAGCTCTGGCTGCCTCAAGGAGTCCCCGCTGGTGCTGAAGGACCCGTCCCTGTTCAGCTCTCTGTCCGCCTCCTCCGCCTCGTCTCACGGGAGCTCTGCCGCCCAGAAGCATAACCCCGGCCACGCGGACCAGCACGCCAGGCACTGGCGGACAGACAGTTGGAAGAACATCTCTTCTCCCGCCTGGTCGGAGGTCAGCTCTTTATCAGACTCCACAAGGACGAGACTGACGAGCGAGTCTGACTGCTCCTCCGAGGGCTCCAGCGTGGAGTCGCTGAAGCCCGTGAGGAAGAAGCAGGAGCACAGGAAGCGGGGCGGCCTGCAGAGCACGCTGTCGGAGAAGAAGAACTCTTTCCACGCCAGCGTGGACGGCGCCGTTCCCAAGCTGGACAAGGAGGGCAAGGTCgtcaagaaacacaaaacaaaacacaaacacaaaaacaaggagaaaggGCCGTGCTCCGTCGGTCAGGAACTCAAGCTGAAAAGTTTCGCCTACGAGTATGAGGACTCCAAGCAGCGGCCGGAGAAGGCCATACTTCTGGACGGCGACGTTCCCAGCGAGGGCAAGCTGAAGGCCTTGAAGCACGACCGGGACCACTTCAGGAAGGAAGAGCGGCTCGGCAAGCTGAAGCCGGAAGACAGGGAGTGGCTCTTCAAGGAGGAGGTGGTCAAGGTTTCCAAAGACGAGAAGGCCCTGAAGAGAATCAAAGAGGTGAGCAGGTCTTTCCGAGAAGAGAAGGACCGTGGGagtaaagcagaaagagagaaactagggaaggagaagtctcccaaagagGAACGACTGAGGCtccacaaagaggaaagaaagaaaaagtccaaAGACAGGCCCGCCAAGCTAGAGAAGAAGAACGACTGTAAGGAGGACAGGATtccaaaggagaaggagaaggctttcaaagaagaaaaagaaaaactgaaaaaagaaaaggtctacAGGGAAGACTCTTCCGCTTTCGATGAGTATTGTAACAAGAGTCAGTTTCTGGAGAACGAAGACACCAAGTTCAGCCTTTCCGACGACCAGCAGGACCGGTGGTTCTCGGACTTGTCCGATTCGTCCTTTGATTTCAAAGGGGACGACAGTTGGGATTCTCCAGTGACAGACTACAGGGATGTTAAAAGTGACCCCGTGGCCAGACTGATCCTGGAGACCGTGAAGGAGGACAGCAAGGAAAAGAAGCGGGAGAGCAAGGGCCGTGAGAAGCGGGACTACGGGGACAGGCGCAGCGACAGGGACGCCTTCTTCCGGAAGAAGGACAGAGACTGTCTGGACAAGAGCTctgagaggaggaaggagcaggcagACAAGCATAAGGGCATCCCCGGCTGCCTTCCCGACAAGGACAAAAAGCGGAGGGAGTCCGCCGAGGGCGGGCGGGACAGGAAGGACCCCCTCGAGGCCGCCAAGGAGCGGAAGGATGGCAGGCCCAAGCCCGAGGAGGCCCACCGGGAGGAGCCGAAGGAGCTGGCTGGCGAGGCCAGCTTCAAGGACAGGCCCGACTGTGACTTTGGGAAGGGCCCCGAGCCCTGGGAGAGGCTCCATGCGGCAAGAgacaaggagaagaaggaaagggggaaattagagaaatacaaagataagtCCGGTGACAGAGAGAAAAGCGAAAAGTCTGTCCTTGAGAAATGTCAGAAGGACAAGGAGTTTGATAAATGCTTTAAAGAGAAGAAGGATCCCAAGGAGAAGCATAAGGACAAGGAGAGAAAGGTGTCTCTTGACCAggtgaaagaaaagagggagaagaattTCCCTGGACTTCTCTCCGAGGACTTCCCTGAAAAAAAAGACGAGAAGAAGGGTAAAGAGAAGAGCTGGTACATCGCCGACATATTCACAGACGAAAGCGAGGACGAGAAGGACGAGTTCGCGGCCAGCGGGCTCCGACTCGGGGACGCCGGGGACGCGCCGCGGGCGGACGGCCCCCAGGACACCGACCGGCACCGGAAGCACTCTGCCGACCGGCAGCactcagagaagcagaaagatcGAGAGCTccgagaaaagaaaaaggagaagggagcCGCGGAAGGGGcgaaagacaagaaagagaaggTCCTGGAGAAGCACAAGGACAAGAAGGACAAAGAGGGTGCGGACAAGTACAAGGACAGGAAGGACCGCACCTCGGCCGACCCCAcccaggaaaagaagaacaagcaGAAGCCTCCCGAGAAGCTGGAGCGGAAGCCCTCCGCAGAGGACAAGGCCAGGAGCAGGCACCGCGAGAGGCCGGACCGGGAGCACTGCCGGGACAGGAAGGTGTCGAGGAGCGCCGAGGCGGAGAAGAGCCTGctggagaggctggaggaggaggcccTGCACGCGTACCGGGAGGACTCCAACGACAAGGCCAGCGAGGTGTCCTCGGACAGCTTCACCGACCGCGGGCAGGAGCCCGGCCTGAGCGCCCTCCTAGAGGTGTCCTTCACGGAGCCCCCGGAGGAGAAGgtcaaggagagagaaaggcacagacaCTCTTCGTCCTCGTCCAAGAAAAGCCACGATCGGGAGAGAGTCCGGAAAGACAAGTGTGAGAAGAGAGACAAGAGCGACGATTACAAGGACACAGGCAGCAGGAAGGACCCCGGCCAGTACGACAAGGACTTCTCGGACGCCGACGCTTACGGGATCCCTTACGGCGCCAAAGCGGACGTAGAGGACGAGCTAGATAAAACCATTGAGTTGTTCGCCgctgaaaagaaagataaaaacgATTCCGAGAGAGAGCCTTCCAAGAAAGCGGAGAAGGAGCTGAAGCCTTATGGCTGTGGTGCCGCCGGTGCCCTCAAGGACAAGAGGCGGCGGGAGAGGCACCGCGAGAGGTGGCGGGACGAGCGGGAGAAGCACAGGGACAGGCACGGCGACGGGCCCCCGCGGCACCACAAGGACGAGCAGAAGCCCGCGGCCAGAGACAAGGACAACCCTCCAAACGCACTCAGAGACAAGTCCCGGGACGAGAGCCTGAAGCTCAGCGAGACCAAACCGAAGGAGAAATTCAAGGAAAACCCCGAGAAGGAAAAGGGTGACTCGGTGAAGGTCGGCAACGGCAACGATAAGCCGCCGGCAGCCAGAGACCAGGGCAAGAGAGATGCCCGGCCCAGAGAGAAGCTTCTGGGCGACGGCGACCTGATGATGACCAGCTTCGAGCGCATGCTGTCCCAGAAGGACCTGGAGGTCGAGGAGCGGCACAAGCGGCACAAGGAGAGGATGAAGCAGATGGAGAAGATGAGGCACCGGTCCGGAGACCCGAAGCTCAAGGACCGGGCGAAGCCCGCTGAGGACGTGCGCAAGAAGGGCCTGGACGGGCCCGCACGGAGGCCGCTGGTGCCGGACCCCGCCCCGAAGGACAAGAGGCCCAAGGAGCCCGCTCTGGCCCCGCCGGCCGCCGACGGCAAGCCCCCCCCGGGGCCGGCCGGGGACGCCAGGGACTGGCTGGCGGGGCCGCACGCCAAAGAGGCGCTGCCCGCCTCCCCGAGGCCGGACCAGGGCCGGCCCACCGGGGTCCCCACGCCCGCGTCCGTGGTGTCGTGCCCCAGCTACGAGGAGGCCATGCACACGCCCAGGACCCCGTCCTGCAGCGCGGACGACTACTCCGACCTCATTTTCGACTGCGCTGACCCCCAGCCCGTCTCCAGCACGTCCGCCAGCGCCTGCTCCCCCTCTTTCTTCGACAGGTTCTCTGTGGCAGCGAGTGGGATTTCGGAAACCGCGAGCCAGACGCCTACGAGGCCGCTGTGCACGAGCCTGTACCGTTCGGTGTCTGTCGATATCCGGAGGACCCCCGAGGAAGAATTCAGCACTGGGGACAAGCTGTTCAGACAGCAGAGCGTCCCCACCGCGTCCAGTTACGGCTCGCCAGGGCAGCGCCTGGAGGACAAGGCCCCCGTGCCCCCGGGTCCTGCCGAGAAGTTCGCCTGCTTGTCCCCGGGGTACTACTCCCCGGACTATGgcatcccctcccccaaagcGGACGCCCTGCACTGCCCGCCTGCGGCCGTGGTCAATGTCACCCCCTCCCCAGAGGGTGCTTTCTCTGGTTTACAAGCGAAGTCCCCCCCTTCGCACAGAGATGAGCTGTTGGCCCCGTCCATGGAGGGGGCCCTTCCGCCTGACTTGGGCATCCCCCTGGATGCCACGGAGGACCAGCAGGCCACTGCCGCCATCATCCCCCCGGAGCCCAGCTACCTGGAGCCGCTGGACGAGGGCCCCTTCAGCACGGTCATCACGGAGGACCCCGTCGAGTGGGCGCACCCAGCTGCCTCGGAGCAGGCCCTGTCCTGCAGCCTGATTGGGGGCGCCCCCGAGAACCCTGTCAGCTGGCCTGTGGGGCCGGACCTCCTGCTTAAGTCCCCACAGCGCCTCCCGGAGTCCCCGCAGCACTTCTGCCCCACCGAGGCCCTCCACCCCGCCGCCCCGGGGCCCTTCGGCGCCCCAGAGCCCCcttacccaggctcccctgactCCTACCCTCTGTCGGCCACCGAGCCTGGACTCGAGGGCGCCAAAGGCGACGTGGTGGACACGGTCCCGGCCGCTGTGCCCGCCCCAGAAGAACCGgccccctttgcccctccttcCAGGCTGGAGCCCTTTTTCACCAACTGCAAACCGCTCCCTGACGCGCCCCCCGACGCGGCCCCCGAGCCTGCGTGTTTGGCCACCGTGACTCAGGTGGAGGCTCTGGCGCCCATGGAGAATAACTTCCTGGAAAATGGGCACGACCTGTCGGCCCTCGGCCAGGTGGAAGCGGTGCCCTGGCCTGATGGCTTCCCCAACTCCGAGGACGACTTAGACCTGGGGCCCTTCTCTCTGCCAGAGCTTCCTCTTCAGGCTAAAGACGTTTCTGATGTCGAAACGGAACCAGTAGAAGAGACTCCCCTTGGCCCTCCGGAAAACACCCCCGCGGGGCCCCCCGTAGTCCCGAATGGCGGGGATGTCCCTGCAGCGGCTGCCGAGGAACAGCCCGCACTGCCTCCCGACCAGGCGGCTCCCCGGCTCCCCGCCGAGCCCGAGCCGGAGCCCCCCGAGGAGCCCGAGCCGGATGTGATGTTGGAGACCGCGGTAGAGGCAGGGGTCACGTCAGAGGGGACGGTCCCCCCCGAGGACTCGGACTCCAGCCTGGGGCCCGCACCGCCAGCCCCGGAGCGGCATCCAGCAGGGAGCGGAGACGAGGAGGCCGAGGGCCGGGACCCCCCGGCCGCGTCCCACGGCACCCCCGACGCCGCTGTcgttgccgccgccgccgccgccgccgccgccgccgcggatGGCCCGGCACAGGCACACGTGGAGGACGGGGCCGGCCCGCTCGACGGGGCCGGCCCCGAGGGACCTGTGGGCGGCATCCAGCCCGAAGCTTCGGAACCAGAACCCAAACCCGCGGTCGAAGCCCCGAAGGCGCCCAAGGTGGAGGAGATCCCCCAGCGCATGACGAGGAACCGGGCTCAGATGCTGGCCAACCAGAGCAAGCAGAGCTCGCCGCCCGCCGACAAGgagcccgcccccgccccgcccccccgcgcCAAGGGCCGCTGCTGCGAGGAGGACGACCCCCAGGCCCAGCACCCGCGCAAGCGCCGCTTCCAGCGCTCCAGccagcagctgcagcagcagaTGAACACGTCCACGCAGCAGACGCGGGAGGTGATCCAGCAGACGCTGGCCGCCATCGTGGACGCCATCAAGCTGGATGACATCGAGCCGTACCACAGCGACAGGTCCAACCCCTACTTCGAGTACCTGCAGATCAGGAAGAAGATCGAGGAGAAGCGCAAGATTCTCTGCTACATCACGCCGCAGGCGCCCCAGTGCTACGCCGAGTACGTCACCTACACGGGCTCCTACCTCCTGGACGGCAAGCCGCTCAGCAAGCTGCACATCCCCGTG AtcgcgccccctccctccctggcggAGCCCCTGAAGGAGCTGTTCAAGCAGCAGGAGGCCGTGAGGGGGAAGCTGCGGCTGCAGCACAGCATCGAGCGG GAAAAGCTCATAGTCTCCTGCGAGCAGGAGATCCTGCGGGTTCACTGCCGGGCAGCGAGAACCATCGCGAACCAGGCGGTGCCGTTCAGCGCCTGCACCATGCTGCTGGACTCCGAGGTCTACAACATGCCTCTGGAGAGTCAG GGCGACGAGAACAAGTCCGTGCGCGACCGGTTCAATGCACGCCAGTTCATCTCGTGGCTCCAGGACGTGGACGACAAGTACGACCGCATGAAG